A genomic stretch from Streptomyces sp. SAI-127 includes:
- a CDS encoding alpha/beta fold hydrolase has protein sequence MTMPIPVYFIHGLWLHSASWEPWIDLFRKEGYDPSAPGWPGDPDTVAEARANPESIADHGIDDVVEHYAALIAELPVPPVLIGHSFGGMIAQKLLGQDRAAAAVAIDAAQIKGVLPLPLSALRATLPVFRNPANKRRAVSLTAEQFRFAFGNAVSEEESAALYERWTIPAPGKPLYEAASANFNPHSAAKVATGNNGRGPLLLISGGKDHTVPETVTRATLKQYRHSDAVTDIIGFPDRGHSLTIDSGWREVAETVLAWLGRQNLGGAR, from the coding sequence ATGACCATGCCGATCCCCGTCTACTTCATCCACGGGCTGTGGCTGCACAGCGCCTCATGGGAGCCGTGGATCGATCTGTTCCGCAAGGAGGGCTACGACCCGTCCGCTCCGGGCTGGCCGGGCGACCCCGACACCGTCGCCGAGGCCCGGGCGAACCCGGAGAGCATCGCCGACCACGGCATCGACGACGTCGTGGAGCACTACGCGGCACTGATCGCCGAGCTGCCCGTACCGCCCGTCCTGATCGGGCACTCCTTCGGCGGCATGATCGCGCAGAAGCTGCTCGGCCAGGACCGCGCCGCCGCGGCCGTCGCGATCGATGCCGCGCAGATCAAGGGCGTCCTGCCGCTGCCGCTGTCGGCGCTCAGGGCCACACTGCCGGTGTTCAGGAACCCCGCCAACAAGCGCCGCGCGGTGTCCCTGACGGCTGAGCAGTTCCGGTTCGCCTTCGGCAACGCGGTCTCCGAGGAGGAGTCCGCGGCGCTGTACGAACGCTGGACCATCCCCGCCCCCGGCAAGCCGCTCTACGAAGCGGCCTCCGCCAACTTCAACCCGCACTCCGCGGCGAAGGTCGCCACCGGGAACAACGGACGGGGCCCGCTGCTGCTCATCTCGGGCGGCAAGGACCACACCGTTCCCGAGACCGTCACCCGCGCGACCCTCAAGCAGTACCGGCACTCCGACGCCGTCACCGACATCATCGGCTTCCCTGATCGCGGGCACTCCCTGACCATCGACAGCGGCTGGCGCGAGGTCGCCGAGACGGTCCTGGCCTGGCTGGGCCGGCAGAACCTGGGGGGCGCGCGATGA
- a CDS encoding ANTAR domain-containing protein gives MQSVIASRATLEIAKGMIAQYADTTIGEASQLLTAYAKQRRLRLTETVQALVTRDMNPAAIVEAKPRA, from the coding sequence GTGCAGAGCGTCATCGCCTCCAGGGCCACCCTGGAGATCGCCAAGGGCATGATCGCCCAGTACGCGGACACCACCATCGGCGAAGCCTCACAACTGCTCACCGCCTATGCGAAGCAGCGAAGGCTCCGTCTCACCGAGACCGTCCAAGCCCTGGTCACCCGCGACATGAACCCGGCCGCCATCGTCGAGGCAAAGCCCCGGGCGTGA
- a CDS encoding GNAT family N-acetyltransferase → MSSRTPPISQPITIRRAVARDAKRLTRLVRGSGAYEGKYAAAVAGYRVGPDYIEAHRSFVAVGADEQEGRVLGFYSLVLAPPELDLLFVADEAQGRGIGRLLIAHMESEARAAGLDRLKVVSHLPAEGFYHRVGAVRTGTAFANPPAVPWDRPEFEFRIPSE, encoded by the coding sequence ATGAGTTCACGCACACCCCCGATCAGCCAGCCGATCACGATACGGCGGGCCGTCGCGCGAGATGCCAAACGGCTCACGCGGCTCGTGCGTGGCTCAGGCGCCTACGAAGGTAAGTACGCAGCCGCAGTCGCGGGCTACCGGGTCGGTCCGGATTACATCGAGGCCCACCGCTCCTTTGTGGCCGTCGGCGCCGACGAGCAGGAAGGCCGGGTCCTCGGGTTCTACTCGCTCGTCCTCGCTCCACCGGAGCTCGACCTGCTGTTCGTCGCCGACGAAGCGCAAGGACGGGGCATCGGACGGCTGCTCATCGCGCACATGGAGTCCGAGGCCCGTGCGGCCGGGCTCGACCGCCTCAAGGTCGTGTCGCATCTTCCCGCCGAGGGCTTCTACCACCGCGTCGGTGCGGTGCGGACCGGGACCGCGTTCGCGAACCCGCCCGCCGTGCCGTGGGACCGTCCCGAATTCGAGTTTCGCATTCCTTCGGAATGA
- a CDS encoding pyridoxamine 5'-phosphate oxidase family protein yields MAHNARRPALAGPRRRIELDSAEALRLLGSVSLGRVVFTLHALPTVRPVNHVLDGGDIVIRTHEGTALTSYTQQADGPGVVVAYEADDIDATTHLGWSVVVTGYARPVTDPGALDRYQAMLEPWAEQPMDHAIRIRPELVTGILLTRSER; encoded by the coding sequence ATGGCCCACAACGCCAGGCGGCCGGCCCTCGCAGGCCCGCGCCGCCGCATCGAGCTCGACAGCGCCGAGGCACTGCGGCTGCTGGGCAGCGTGTCCTTGGGGAGGGTCGTCTTCACTCTGCACGCGCTGCCGACCGTCCGCCCGGTCAACCACGTCCTGGACGGCGGGGACATCGTGATCCGCACCCACGAGGGCACCGCTCTGACCTCATACACTCAGCAGGCCGACGGCCCCGGTGTCGTCGTCGCCTACGAGGCGGACGACATCGACGCGACGACGCATCTCGGTTGGAGCGTGGTGGTGACGGGTTACGCCCGGCCGGTGACCGACCCCGGTGCACTGGACCGCTACCAGGCGATGCTGGAGCCGTGGGCGGAACAGCCCATGGACCACGCGATCCGCATCCGGCCCGAGCTGGTCACGGGCATCCTGCTCACGCGATCGGAACGATGA
- a CDS encoding polysaccharide deacetylase family protein, whose amino-acid sequence MARHGGRGWNGKVLGAALGVTLLAAGASVWTAQAGALGSPSSDATTSARPGSAVKPVAADIAHASDQGARGVNITIDDGPDPVWTPQVLDVLRQYGVKATFCMVGTQAQAHPDLVKQVVAAGHRLCDHSVSHDTTMDKKPQAYQAQQILDAERMITQASGGVRPMYYRAPGGAFTPYSRHLAASRGMRPLGWNVDSKDFERPGTAAIVATVERELPGGPTILFHDAGGDRSQTVEALRQILPRLKEQGYSYGFPVR is encoded by the coding sequence ATGGCACGGCACGGCGGGCGGGGCTGGAACGGCAAGGTTCTCGGGGCGGCGCTCGGGGTGACATTGCTCGCTGCCGGTGCCTCGGTGTGGACCGCGCAGGCCGGAGCGTTGGGCAGCCCGTCGTCCGACGCGACCACGTCCGCCAGGCCGGGAAGTGCCGTCAAGCCGGTCGCGGCCGACATCGCGCACGCCTCGGACCAGGGGGCGCGCGGCGTCAACATCACCATCGACGACGGCCCCGACCCCGTGTGGACCCCCCAAGTACTCGATGTGCTGCGCCAGTACGGGGTCAAGGCCACGTTCTGCATGGTGGGCACGCAGGCGCAGGCCCACCCGGACCTGGTCAAGCAGGTGGTGGCGGCCGGGCACCGGCTGTGCGACCACTCGGTGTCCCACGACACCACCATGGACAAGAAGCCCCAGGCCTACCAGGCGCAGCAGATACTGGACGCCGAACGCATGATCACCCAGGCGTCCGGGGGCGTCCGGCCGATGTACTACCGGGCCCCCGGCGGCGCCTTCACCCCCTACAGCCGCCACCTCGCCGCCTCCCGGGGCATGCGCCCGCTCGGCTGGAACGTGGACTCCAAGGACTTCGAACGGCCGGGCACGGCCGCCATTGTCGCCACCGTGGAACGGGAGCTGCCGGGCGGCCCGACGATCCTCTTCCACGACGCGGGCGGCGACCGCTCCCAGACCGTCGAGGCCCTGCGCCAGATCCTGCCGCGGCTCAAGGAACAGGGTTACTCCTACGGCTTCCCCGTGCGCTGA
- a CDS encoding GAF domain-containing sensor histidine kinase, with product MASPQQPQEARVRLPQLRLDELLEELQARLDAARGTRDRVHSLLEAVLSVGRELDLEQALHSIVEAAGVLVDAEYAALGVIGPDGRRLSAFHTVGVTEEQIARIGPFPEGHGILGELIRHPEPLRLTKISEHPSSYGFPDHHPPMNSFLGVPIRVRDQVFGNLYLTEKRGGAQFDEDDESVLSTLAVAAGVAIDNARLYEDSRLRERWLRANAEVTHSLMSGGGRTDVLGLIAERAGEITGSALAAVASPMEDTGSLAVEIAVGLGSDAHKGLVLPMDATLMGLAFSTVAPAVSTDVSHDERITPEPPRFQGLGPAVAVPIGTGEDGVRGVLLLAREAGRPEFTTTETETLQGFAAQAAVAMELADRREDAEQIAVLKDRDRIARDLHDLAIQRLFATGMTLQSAGRFIDHPEAAGRVVRAVDDLDETIKIIRSTIFGLRARDGGAGTGLRARVLRAVGEAAPLMGFAPSVRMEGLLDTDVPREIADHALAVLSEALTNIARHAHADRADLALECDGRQLRLTVADNGVGIPADGRRSGLLNMAERAEQLGGEMELSSPPDGGTTLVWRVPVGER from the coding sequence GTGGCAAGCCCCCAGCAGCCGCAGGAGGCCCGTGTACGGCTGCCGCAACTGAGGCTGGACGAGCTGTTGGAGGAGCTTCAGGCGCGGCTGGACGCGGCCCGTGGCACCCGGGACCGGGTGCACAGCCTGCTGGAGGCGGTGCTCTCGGTCGGCCGCGAGCTGGATCTGGAGCAGGCGCTGCACAGCATCGTCGAGGCCGCCGGGGTGCTGGTCGACGCGGAGTACGCGGCTCTCGGTGTGATCGGTCCGGACGGCAGGCGTCTCTCCGCCTTCCACACGGTCGGGGTCACCGAAGAGCAGATCGCCCGGATCGGCCCCTTCCCGGAGGGCCACGGCATCCTCGGTGAGCTGATCCGCCATCCCGAGCCGCTGCGCCTGACGAAGATCTCCGAGCATCCCTCGTCATACGGGTTCCCGGACCACCATCCGCCGATGAACAGCTTCCTCGGCGTGCCCATCCGCGTGCGCGACCAGGTCTTCGGGAACCTGTACCTCACCGAGAAGCGGGGCGGCGCGCAGTTCGACGAGGACGACGAGTCGGTTCTCTCGACCCTGGCGGTGGCGGCCGGCGTCGCCATCGACAACGCCCGCCTCTATGAGGATTCCCGGCTGCGGGAGCGCTGGCTGCGGGCGAACGCGGAGGTCACCCACAGCCTCATGTCCGGCGGGGGGCGCACCGACGTGCTGGGACTCATCGCCGAGCGGGCCGGCGAGATCACCGGATCGGCGCTGGCCGCGGTCGCGTCCCCTATGGAGGACACCGGGTCGCTCGCCGTGGAGATCGCCGTCGGGCTGGGTTCCGACGCGCACAAGGGGCTCGTGCTGCCGATGGACGCGACATTGATGGGGCTGGCCTTCTCCACCGTCGCCCCCGCCGTCAGTACGGACGTCTCCCACGACGAACGCATTACCCCGGAACCGCCCCGGTTCCAGGGACTCGGTCCCGCCGTGGCCGTGCCCATCGGGACGGGCGAGGACGGAGTCCGAGGCGTGCTCCTGCTGGCACGCGAGGCCGGTCGGCCGGAGTTCACGACGACGGAGACCGAGACCCTGCAAGGCTTCGCCGCGCAGGCCGCCGTAGCAATGGAGCTGGCGGATCGACGTGAGGACGCCGAGCAGATCGCGGTGCTCAAGGACCGCGACCGGATCGCTCGTGACCTGCACGACCTGGCGATCCAGCGGTTGTTCGCCACGGGCATGACCCTGCAGAGCGCGGGCCGGTTCATCGACCATCCCGAGGCGGCCGGGCGGGTCGTGCGGGCGGTGGACGACCTGGACGAGACCATCAAGATCATCAGGTCGACGATCTTCGGGCTGCGGGCGCGTGACGGCGGGGCCGGGACGGGACTGCGCGCCCGGGTCTTACGGGCCGTCGGTGAGGCGGCCCCGCTGATGGGCTTCGCGCCCAGCGTGCGCATGGAGGGACTGCTCGACACCGACGTGCCGCGCGAGATCGCCGACCACGCGCTGGCCGTGCTCTCCGAGGCCCTCACCAACATCGCCCGGCACGCCCACGCCGACCGCGCCGACCTTGCGCTGGAGTGCGACGGCCGCCAACTGCGGCTGACGGTCGCCGACAACGGTGTGGGCATTCCGGCCGACGGCCGCCGCAGCGGACTGCTCAACATGGCCGAGCGTGCCGAACAGCTGGGCGGCGAAATGGAGTTGAGCAGCCCGCCCGACGGCGGCACCACGCTGGTGTGGCGGGTGCCGGTGGGGGAGCGGTAG